From Columba livia isolate bColLiv1 breed racing homer chromosome 7, bColLiv1.pat.W.v2, whole genome shotgun sequence, one genomic window encodes:
- the LMLN gene encoding leishmanolysin-like peptidase, which translates to MAAEPGGGRLWAGRWNRPPLAALATVLLLGCGRYAALSPSSPSTLSSCRHRVPSGEEVVYQVPLKENHVLKRNVDQQLRIKIVYDGSVEGLLPEKRHLIKNKLFPQAISYLEKTFQVRKSTGAILLSRQCATNQYLRRKADPHRYCRGACADHTRCGPVIVPEEHLQQCRVYDKNEWHWGPTGLPEQEGVRDADFVLYVSALTTERCGHENIIAYAAYCQLEAEMDRPIAGYANLCPNMISTQAQEFVGMLSTVKHEIIHALGFSAGLFAFYRDDDGKPLTTRYADGFPPFNESLGLYQWSNKVVRKAVRLWDVRGGKMLRHAVHLLITPRVVEEARKHFNCPILEGMELENQGGMGTELNHWEKRLLENEAMTGSHTQNRVFSRITLALMEDTGWYKANYSMAEKLDWGRNKGCDFVMKSCKFWIDQKRQKRQLISPYCDTLRSNPLHLTCRQDQRAVAVCNLQKFPKQLPQEYQYFDNLNGVPAEELPYYGGSVEIADYCPFSQEFSWHLSGEFQRSSDCRIVENQPDPTKNYGAEKYGPNSVCLIQKSAFVMEQCRRKLSYPDWGSGCYQVSCSPQGLHVWVKDTMYLCSRSGQVLTVRIQMNGWIHVGNLICPACSDFCDSCPPEQDPPASNLTRAAPLDLCSCSSSLVVTLWLLLANLVPLLTGLFLCA; encoded by the exons ATGGCTGCCGAGCCGGGCGGCGGGCGCCTTTGGGCTGGCCGCTGGAATCGGCCGCCGCTCGCCGCTCTCGCCACCGTGCTGCTCTTGGGCTGCGGCCGCTACGCCGCCCtgtctccctcctctccctccactCTCTCGTCCTGTCGTCACCGTGTGCCCAGCGGCGAGGAG GTTGTCTATCAGGTTCCTCTGAAGGAAAACCACGTCTTGAAGAGGAATGTGGATCAGCAGCTGAGGATTAAGATTGTATACGATGGAAGCGTCGAGGG TTTGCTACCTGAGAAAAGACACCTCATAAAG AACAAACTCTTCCCACAAGCTATATCATATCTGGAGAAGACATTTCAAGTGCGCAAATCCACGGGTGCTATATTACTAAGCAG GCAGTGTGCAACAAATCAATATTTGAGGAGGAAAGCTGACCCTCACAGATACTGCCGAGGAGCCTGTGCAGACCATACAAGATGTGGGCCTGTTATAGTTCCTGAGGAGCATCTCCAG CAATGCAGAGTGTACGATAAGAACGAATGGCACTGGGGACCCACTGGCTTACCTGAGCAAGAAGGGGTTCGAGATGCTGACTTTGTACTTTACGTTAGTGCTCTCACTACTGAACGGTGTGGCCATGAAAATATAATTGCCTATGCAGCCTACTGTCAACTGGAAGCTGAAATGGACAG GCCAATAGCAGGATATGCTAACTTGTGTCCAAATATGATTTCAACACAAGCTCAGGAATTTGTCGGCATGTTATCTACAGTGAAACATGAGATTATCCATGCACTG GGTTTCTCTGCTGGACTCTTTGCTTTTTATCGTGATGATGATGGAAAACCTTTGACAACGAGATATGCAGATGGATTCCCTCCTTTTAAtgaaag TCTCGGTTTGTATCAGTGGAGCAATAAAGTCGTTCGTAAAGCAGTGAGGTTATGGGATGTGCGTGGTGGCAAAATGCTGCGTCATGCTGTGCATCTTCTGATAACACCTCGTGTAGTT gaAGAAGCTcgaaaacattttaattgtcCTATTCTAGAGGGAATGGAGCTTGAAAATCAGGGTGGAATGGGTACTGAGCTCAATCACTGGGAGAAGAGATTGTTGGAG AATGAAGCGATGACTGGATCCCATACCCAGAATCGCGTCTTTTCCAGGATCACCTTAGCGTTAATGGAAGACACAGG CTGGTATAAAGCAAATTACAGCATGGCAGAGAAATTAGATTGGGGACGCAATAAAGGCTGTGACTTTGTAATGAAGAGCTGCAAATTCTGGATTGACCAAAAGAGGCAAAA gaGGCAATTAATCAGCCCATACTGCGATACTTTGAGGAGTAATCCTTTGCATTTGACCTGCAGACAGGACCAAAGAGCAGTAGCAGTGTGCAACTTACAGAAGTTTCCAAAGCAGTTACCTCAGGAATATCAG tatTTTGACAATCTTAATGGAGTACCAGCAGAGGAATTGCCGTATTATGGTGGCTCAGTAGAAATTGCTGACTATTGTCCCTTTAGTCAAGAATTCAGTTGGCATTTAAGTGGTGAATTTCAACGCAGCTCGGACTGTAGAATCGTTGAAAACCAACCAG ATCCTACCAAAAACTATGGTGCAGAAAAATATGGACCAAACTCTGTATGTCTTATTCAGAAATCTGCTTTTGTCATGGAACAGTGCAGGAGGAAACTCAGTTACCCTGACTGGGGTAGTGGATGTTACCAA GTTTCTTGTTCTCCACAAGGGCTGCACGTTTGGGTCAAGGACACCATGTACTTGTGCAGCCGCTCTGGTCAGGTGTTAACTGTGAGGATTCAGATGAACGGCTGGATACATGTTGGGAATCTGATTTGCCCAGCATGTTCGGACTTCTGCGACTCCTGTCCACCAGAGCAGGATCCGCCAGCTTCTAACCTAACAAGAGCTGCACCACTTG atcTATGCTCCTGCTCGTCCAGCCTGGTTGTAACCCTTTGGCTATTGCTGGCTAACTTAGTTCCCCTGCTAACAGGATTATTTCTCTGCGCATAA